GGCCATGCCCCAGGCCATGCTGTTTGTGCGCGGCGGCAACCAGGGCATCAGCCACAACCCGCTGGAAACCATCACCAACGACGATGCGCAGTTGTGCGTCGACGCCTTCATGCACCTGCTGCAACAACCATGACTGCCTTGCCCACCGATTCGCTGTACGCCCAGCTGGACACCTGGATCGATGCCCACTTCGATGACGAAGTGCGCTACCTGCAGGCCCTGGTGCAGGTGCCCACCGACACGCCCCCTGGCAACAACGCACCCCACGCTGAACGCACGGCCGAGCTGCTGAGCCAGTGGGGCTATGTGGCCGAAAAGCACCCCGTGCCCGCCGCCGAGGTGCAGGCCTATGGGCTCCAAAGCCTGACCAACCTGATCGTGCGGCGGCGGTTTTCCGAGCAGGGCCGCACCGTGGCCCTCAACGCCCATGGCGATGTGGTGCCCCCGGGCGAAGGCTGGACGCACCCGCCCTATGGCGGCGAGGTGGTCGATGGCAAGCTGTATGGCCGGGCGGCGGCCGTGTCCAAAAGCGACTTTGCCACCTTCACCTTTGCGCTGCGGGCACTGGACGCGCTGGTGGCCCAGCAGGCCGTGACCCTGCAAGGCGGGGTGGAGCTTCACTTCACGTACGACGAAGAGTTTGGTGGCGAGCTGGGCCCCGGCTACCTGCTGCGCGAAGGGCTGACCCGCCCCGACCTGCTGATCGCGGCGGGCTTCAGCTACGAGGTGGTCACTGCGCACAACGGCTGCCTGCAGATGGAAGTGACGGTGCACGGCGAGATGGCCCATGCGGCCATTCCGCACACGGGCGTGGATGCCCTGCAAGGCGCCGTGAGCATCCTCAACGCGCTGTACCAGCAAAACACGCTGTACCAGCAGGTCACCTCACAGGTGCCCGGCATCACCCACCCCTACCTGAACGTGGGCCGCATCGAAGGCGGCACCAACACCAACGTCGTGCCCGGCAAGGTGGTCTTCAAGCTGGACCGCCGCATGATCCCTGAAGAAGACCCTGTGGCGGTGGAGGCCAGCATCCGCCAGGTGATTGCCGATGCGGCCGCCAGCTTCCCTGGCATCCGGGTTGAGATCAAGCGCCTGCTGCTGGCCCATTCGCTCAAGCCGCTGGCGGGCAACGCGCCTCTGGTGGACGCGCTGCAACGCCATGGCCAGGCCATCTTTGGCGAGCCCATCCCCACCAGCGGCACGCCGCTGTACACCGATGTGCGCTTGTATTGCGCCCAGGGCATCCCGGCCGTGATTTATGGCGCCGGGCCCCGCACCGTGCGCGAATCCAATGCCAAGCGCGCCGACGAACACCTGGTGCTGGACGACCTGCGCCGGGCCACCAAGGTGGTGGCGCGCACGCTGCTGGATTTGCTGTCATCGCCTTGACGCGATCTTGAGGCACGCTGGACGGCCTCATGGTTGCACATTCACATCACCGACAACGCCTGCGCAGCGACGCCGATCACGACCTGCGCACCTGGGTGAGCACCTGCCTTGAGCGCCTGGACCCGGCGCTGGCGCTGATTGCCTCAGGCTCCATGGACCCCGAGGCCGTGCATCAGGCCCGCGTGGCGCTGCGGCGGATCCGGGTGGCGTTCAGCCTCGTTGAAGGCTGCCCGCACACGGCGCCCATCCAGACGCAAGACCCGCTGGTGGCCCTGTTCAGAGGCCTTGGGACGCACCGCGACAACGACATGCAGCAAAGCCTGCTGAGCGGCATGCTGGGCCAGCGATGGTCTGACTGGGCCATGACGCAAATCGCGGCCACACCCAAGGCCCACCCCGCAGACCGCCAGACGCTGGTGCATGACACCCGCCACCGCATGGCCCTCAACGCCTTGAGGGCCTGGACGGCGCTGCCTCAGTCCCAGACCGCTCCAAGGGGCAAGCCATGGCGACAACACCTGCAAAAACGGCTGCAGCAGTGGCACCGGCGTGTGCAATCGGACGCGCTCGGCTTCGACCAGATGGAGGTTGAGGCCGTGCACCGCTTGCGCAAACGCCTGAAGCGACTGCGCTACGCGTTGAATTTTCTGTACCAGCAGCACGCCCGCCCCGACGTCAAGGCCTACCTGCGCCAGTTGGCGCCCCTGCAAGAGGCGCTGGGTGATTTCAACGACGCCCACACGGCCATGCACCACTGCGCGCGATGGCGCCCTTCGGCAGACCAGGCCACCTGCCTGGCATGGCTTGATTTTCAGCAGGCGCAGGCACGCGCCAGGGCCAAAACCCTGCTGGGCTGCCTGTACACCGACCTGCCCAGCCTTTGGTAGCCCTGCCCATGTCCGGGCCAGCATGGGACAATCCAGGGCGATGTTGCCCACCCGAAACGGCGTCAGCCCCAGTTGCGTTGCTTTGCCCAGTGGCCCATGGCCCCTGGTGATTGACTTTCTGGTCCAGCGCATCCCGGCGGTCAGCCGCGACGACTGGGCCGAACGCATGGCCGCTGGTGGCTTGGTGCAGGCCGACGGCACGCCGGTTGGGCCCGATGCGCCCTACATGCCCCAGACCAAGCTTTATTACTGGCGGCAACTGCCCAGCGAGCAGCCCATTCCTTTTGAAGAGCAGGTGGTGTTTCAGGATGAATGGCTGGTGGTGGCCGACAAACCCCACTTTTTACCGGTCACGCCCAAGGGGCGCTACCTGCACGAAACGCTGCTGGTGCGGCTGAAGAAAAAACTGGGCATCGACACCTTGGTGCCCATGCACCGCATCGATCGCGAAACCGCTGGCCTGGTGGTCTTCACGGTGCAAGCACACACGCGCCATGCCTATCAAAGCCTGCTGCGAGACCGCCTGGTCAACAAGGTGTACGAAGCCATTGCGCCCCACCGGCCCGGGCTGACTTGGCCCATGTGGCGACGCACGCGCCTGCAAGAAAGCCCCAGCTTCATGGCCATGCACGAGGTAGAGGGCGAACCCAACGCGCACACATGGATGTGCCTGCAAGAGACCGCAGGGGCATGGGGGCGCTACGAACTCAAGCCCCTGACCGGACAGAAACACCAGCTGCGGGCCCACATGAACGCCCTGGGGCTGCCGATCCATGGGGATCGGATTTACCCCGTTTTGCAGCCCGCAGAGCCCCTGAATGCCGCGCTTGATTTCAGCAAGCCCTTGAAGCTGCTGGCACGCGAGTTGAGCTTCACCGACCCGATCACCGGGGCAGCACGGCGGTTTTGCAGCCGGCGCCATCTGGACTGGCCAGACGACGCACCGCCCGACGCCTGATCAGCCGGCCCGACCCGAGCGCAGGGCAGACCACACGCCCAGGGCCCCGAGCACCAGCAAACCAACACCTGCGCCTGCGGCCAGCAACAGCCAACCCCAGGCTTGCTGAGGCAGCGTTTCGCTGAGCACGGCCTGGGGGCCCGGCATGGGCAACCTCACGCTGATCAGGCCCACAGGCTCACCCACCTTGTAGCCAAAACCACCACCGCCATTGAACTGCTGGTTGGTGCGCAAGAACTCGGGCGCCTTGTCGGCACTGTCGTGGCAGGCCATGCAGCTTTTCTGACCAATCACCGCACGCGCATACAGCATGCGGTTGCCATCCACGCGCCAGTACTCCAGGGCTTTGTTGGCGGCACCATCGGTTTTGCTCTGGGCCTGGATGGCGTCCAGTGCCTCGATCTCGAAAGGGGTGGGGGCGTTGTTCGGGTTCAGCACGGTGCGTGCGGTGAGCCGGTACTGCGCCCGATTGCCGCCGGCCAGCAGCACATCGGCCACCTCGCGCTGGATCAGGGCGGGGTTCTTCCAGTGGTACACCTCCAGCCGGGCCAGCGCCTCAAGCTCTGCCGCGCGCTGCCCGGTGGCGTTGCCCTGCAAGACCGCGCTGTCGCTGGCTTCACCGGCATACACCGACCGCGTCAGGAAAGAGCCTGGAATGGCAGCACCAGCCCCCACGGTGCGCGCATGCACCCCGCCATACTGAGACGCCCAGCGACCCACGGTGTCGGCCATGTCGGCCACCGTGCGGCTCTCGCTGACCGTGTGCGCCACGACGGCCGACTCCAGCAGCGACTTGCCGCCCAGGACGGCTGCGCCCCCCATTGCCATGGTCAATACCACCACCGACCACGCCCATACTTGCTTCACTGCCTGACCTCTTCAACGACTGCGATTCACACCATGTGAAATCACGCGGATCTTGCCATGGGCTCGCCCAGACGAACCGGCGAAGACTCCCCCCATTCAGGGTTAAATTGCAGACGTTGTTGAGGCCATAACAACACCACGGTCGAGCCCAGCAGGAAACGGCCCATTTCATCGCCCTGTCGCAGGGTGATGGTCTGGTCGTCATAACGCCACTCGCGCACCGTGCCGGGGCGAGGCGGGTTGACCACACCATGCCATACCGTGGCCATGCTGCCCACGATCGTGGCGCCCACCAGGGTCAGCACCATCGGTCCGTGTGCCGTGTCGAACACGCACACGACACGCTCATTGCGGGCGAACAGCCCCGGCACGCCGCGCGCGGTGGCGGGGTTCACGGAAAACAGATCGCCCGGCACGTGGATCATGCGGCGCAAACGCCCATCACAGGGCATGTGGATGCGGTGGTAGTCCTTGGGGCTGAGGTAGATGGTGGCGAAATGCCCCCCCTCGAACTGGCGCGCCAAGGCGGCATCACCACCCACCAGGGCCGTGGTGCTGTAGTGGTGGCCCTTGGCCTGAAAGATCTGGTCTTTCTGAATGGGGCCACAGGCACTGACGGCGCCATCCACCGGGCACACCCAGTCCGCATCCGACAAGGGGCGTGCACCGGCCTTGAGCGGACGCGTGAAAAACTCGTTGAAGGTGGGGTACACGGCCGGGTCAGGGTTGGCCGCCTCGGCCATGTTGACCTGGTACTTGCCAATGAACCAGCGGATGAAGGCCGTCGTCAAGACGCCGCCACGGGCGGAGGCACCCCACCCTGCCAGCGAGGTCAGCGCCTGCTTGGGCAGCACGTATTGAAGCCAGACAAACAATCGATCGGACACAGCGGCCCCCGTCAAACACGAAAGGCCCGAATTGTAGGTGGCGCTGGCACGCTTCTCGCAAATGGAACTGTATACAGTTTCAACAGCCGATGGAGCCCACTCACATGCCTTCGATCCTGCGCGCACGCCGTTCAATTCTGACCAGCCTCATCGCCTCATCCGCACTCATTTGGGGCGCAACACTCCCCACTGCGGTGCACGCCGAAACCTCGATCAAGTTCCAGCTGGACTGGCGCTTTGAAGGCCCGTCCGCGCTGTTTCTGCACCCCGAGGCCAAAGGCTACTTCAAGCAGGCTGGCCTGGACGTGAGCATCGACGCCGGCAGCGGCTCGGGCGGCACCATCACCCGGGTGGCCTCGGGCACCTACGACATGGGCTTTGCCGACATGGCCGCGCTGATGGAGTTTCACGCCAACAACCCCGACGCCCCCAACAAGCCGGTGGCCGTGATGATGGTCTACAACAACACCCCGGCCGCCGCCTTTGCCCTGAAGAAGTCGGGCATCAAGACCCCGGCCGATCTGGTGGGCAAGAAGCTGGGCGCACCCGTGTTCGATTCGGGCCGCAAGTCGTGGCCCATCTTTGCCAAGGCCAACAAGCTGGGGGCCGTGACCTGGACCAGCATGGACCCGCCCCTGCGCGAAACCATGCTGGTGCGCGGCGATGTGGACGCGATCACCGGGTTCTCGTTCACCTCCATCCTGAACCTGGAAGCCCGTGGCGCCAAACCGGATGAGATCGTGATGTTTCCCTATGCCCAGTACGGCGTGAAGCTGTACGGCAACGCCATCATCGCCTCGCCCAAGATGATCAAGGAAAATCCAGAGGCCATCAAAGCCTTCCTGAAGGCCTTTGCCAAGGGGGCGAAAGAGGTCATCGCCGCACCCGAGGTGGCCATCGCCTCGGTCAAGGCGCGCGACGGCATCATCAATGTGCCGCTGGAAACCCGCCGCCTGAAGATGGCCATCGACCAGGTGGTCAACAGCCCGGATGCGCGCGCTGAAGGCTTCGGCCAGGTGAAGGCGCCGCGCCTGGCGCTGATGGCCTCTCAGGTGGGTGACGCCTTCAACACCAAGACCCGCGTGAACCCGGATGCCGTGTGGAACCCCGGCTTCCTACCCACGGCGGCCGAGTTGAACGTGTTGCCACGCAAGTGACACCCATGCGCCTGAATGCCTCTGCGCCCGACTTCATGCATCACGACTTCCAGCAGGACACCCGGTCATGAGCGCCTTTGTTGATTTCAAGAACGTCTGGCTGGCCTACAACGAAGAGTTGTTGGCCAAGGGCCAGTTCGCGGTGGAAGACATTTCACTGCAAATCCGCGAAGGCGAGTTCGTGGCCATCGTGGGCCCTTCGGGCTGTGGCAAGTCCACCTTCATGAAGCTCACGACGGGGCTGCGCATGCCATCAAAAGGCAGCGTCACCATCGGCGGCGAGTCCGTCACCGGGCCGCTGAAGATCACCGGCATGGCGTTTCAGGCGCCGTCCTTGCTGCCTTGGCGCACCACGGTGGACAACGTGCTGTTGCCGCTGGAGATCGTGGAGCCTTACCGCTCCACGTTCAAGGCCAAGCGCAAGCAGTACGAAGAAAAAGCGCGGGCACTGCTGCAAAGCGTGGGCCTGGGCGGCTATGAAGACAAATTCCCCTGGCAGCTGTCAGGCGGCATGCAGCAGCGCGCCAGCATCTGCCGGGCACTCATCCACGAGCCCAAAATGCTCTTGCTGGACGAGCCCTTTGGTGCGCTGGACGCCTTCACCCGCGAAGAGCTCTGGTGCGCGCTGCGCGACCTGCAGGCACAACAGAAGTTCAACGTCATTTTGGTCACACACGACTTGCGCGAGGCGGTCTTTCTGGCCGATACCGTGTACGTGATGAGCAAGAGCCCGGGCCGCATCCTGGCCAAGCGGGACATCGAGCTGCCCAGGCCCCGTGACCTGGAAGTGACCTACAGCGCGCACTTCACCGACATCGTGCACGAGCTGCGTGCGCACATTGGTGCCATGCGCAAACCCACCACCATCGTCGCCTCTGCGGACACCGCCCAATGAAGCTCTCTGATAAAAAGCTGGAAACCATCGCGCCCTGGGGCCTGCTGGTGCTGATCATCTTGCTGTGGCAGTTGATCTGCAGCGCGCTGGATGTGTCTGAATTCATCTTTCCCAGCCCCTGGCGCATTGCCGAACAACTGGTGGAGTTTCACACCGAAATCTTCAAGCACGCCTGGCGCACGCTGTGGGTGACGATGGTGGGCTTTGGCATCGCCATCGTGGTGGGGGTGATGCTGGGCTTCCTGATCGGCAGCTCGCGCCTGGCCTACGCCGCCATCTACCCGCTGATGACCGCCTTCAATGCCTTGCCCAAGGCCGCGTTCATCCCCATCCTGGTGGTGTGGTTCGGCATCGGCGTGGGCCCGGCGGTGCTCACGGCCTTCCTAATCAGCTTCTTCCCGATCATGGTCAACATCGCCACCGGCCTGGCCACACTCGAGCCCGAGCTGGAAGACGTGCTGCGGGTGCTGGGTGCCCGCCGATGGGACGTGCTGATCAAGGTGGGCCTGCCCCGCTCCATGCCCTACTTCTATGGCTCGCTGAAGGTGGCCATCACCCTGGCGTTTGTGGGCACCACCGTGTCCGAGATGACCGCCGCCAACGAAGGCATTGGCTACCTGCTGATCAGTGCCGGCTCGGCCATGCAGATGGGCCTGGCCTTCGGCGGCCTGGTGGTGGTAGGCGCCATGGCCATGGTCATGTACGAGCTGTTTTCTTACATTGAAGGCCACACCACCGCCTGGGCGCATCGAGGCAGCCAGAACCACTGACACCTGATTCAACGTTTGACGCAAGAGTAGAAGCGTTCACCTGGGCTGCCGTTGGGTGGTCATGGCGGGAAATTGCTCTTGAGACCGATGTGTTCCCTGCGGCGCACACCTTGCTCAAGCCATGCCATGACCTGCTTCAACCATGAACCCGCCCCTGCCGAAGGGGTGATCGCCAGCAGAGGCCTCTCATGAGGTGCCTGCTGCTCACCTGCCACCCCTTGCCCGACAGCTATGGTGCGGCCCTGACGCGCACGGCCTTGCAAGGCCTGGCCGCCGGCGGGCACGAGGTGCGCCATCTTG
This genomic window from Aquabacterium sp. A3 contains:
- the asd gene encoding archaetidylserine decarboxylase (Phosphatidylserine decarboxylase is synthesized as a single chain precursor. Generation of the pyruvoyl active site from a Ser is coupled to cleavage of a Gly-Ser bond between the larger (beta) and smaller (alpha chains). It is an integral membrane protein.), producing MSDRLFVWLQYVLPKQALTSLAGWGASARGGVLTTAFIRWFIGKYQVNMAEAANPDPAVYPTFNEFFTRPLKAGARPLSDADWVCPVDGAVSACGPIQKDQIFQAKGHHYSTTALVGGDAALARQFEGGHFATIYLSPKDYHRIHMPCDGRLRRMIHVPGDLFSVNPATARGVPGLFARNERVVCVFDTAHGPMVLTLVGATIVGSMATVWHGVVNPPRPGTVREWRYDDQTITLRQGDEMGRFLLGSTVVLLWPQQRLQFNPEWGESSPVRLGEPMARSA
- a CDS encoding pseudouridine synthase; its protein translation is MLPTRNGVSPSCVALPSGPWPLVIDFLVQRIPAVSRDDWAERMAAGGLVQADGTPVGPDAPYMPQTKLYYWRQLPSEQPIPFEEQVVFQDEWLVVADKPHFLPVTPKGRYLHETLLVRLKKKLGIDTLVPMHRIDRETAGLVVFTVQAHTRHAYQSLLRDRLVNKVYEAIAPHRPGLTWPMWRRTRLQESPSFMAMHEVEGEPNAHTWMCLQETAGAWGRYELKPLTGQKHQLRAHMNALGLPIHGDRIYPVLQPAEPLNAALDFSKPLKLLARELSFTDPITGAARRFCSRRHLDWPDDAPPDA
- a CDS encoding ABC transporter substrate-binding protein translates to MPSILRARRSILTSLIASSALIWGATLPTAVHAETSIKFQLDWRFEGPSALFLHPEAKGYFKQAGLDVSIDAGSGSGGTITRVASGTYDMGFADMAALMEFHANNPDAPNKPVAVMMVYNNTPAAAFALKKSGIKTPADLVGKKLGAPVFDSGRKSWPIFAKANKLGAVTWTSMDPPLRETMLVRGDVDAITGFSFTSILNLEARGAKPDEIVMFPYAQYGVKLYGNAIIASPKMIKENPEAIKAFLKAFAKGAKEVIAAPEVAIASVKARDGIINVPLETRRLKMAIDQVVNSPDARAEGFGQVKAPRLALMASQVGDAFNTKTRVNPDAVWNPGFLPTAAELNVLPRK
- a CDS encoding c-type heme family protein; the protein is MKQVWAWSVVVLTMAMGGAAVLGGKSLLESAVVAHTVSESRTVADMADTVGRWASQYGGVHARTVGAGAAIPGSFLTRSVYAGEASDSAVLQGNATGQRAAELEALARLEVYHWKNPALIQREVADVLLAGGNRAQYRLTARTVLNPNNAPTPFEIEALDAIQAQSKTDGAANKALEYWRVDGNRMLYARAVIGQKSCMACHDSADKAPEFLRTNQQFNGGGGFGYKVGEPVGLISVRLPMPGPQAVLSETLPQQAWGWLLLAAGAGVGLLVLGALGVWSALRSGRAG
- a CDS encoding ABC transporter permease, coding for MKLSDKKLETIAPWGLLVLIILLWQLICSALDVSEFIFPSPWRIAEQLVEFHTEIFKHAWRTLWVTMVGFGIAIVVGVMLGFLIGSSRLAYAAIYPLMTAFNALPKAAFIPILVVWFGIGVGPAVLTAFLISFFPIMVNIATGLATLEPELEDVLRVLGARRWDVLIKVGLPRSMPYFYGSLKVAITLAFVGTTVSEMTAANEGIGYLLISAGSAMQMGLAFGGLVVVGAMAMVMYELFSYIEGHTTAWAHRGSQNH
- a CDS encoding CHAD domain-containing protein, which gives rise to MVAHSHHRQRLRSDADHDLRTWVSTCLERLDPALALIASGSMDPEAVHQARVALRRIRVAFSLVEGCPHTAPIQTQDPLVALFRGLGTHRDNDMQQSLLSGMLGQRWSDWAMTQIAATPKAHPADRQTLVHDTRHRMALNALRAWTALPQSQTAPRGKPWRQHLQKRLQQWHRRVQSDALGFDQMEVEAVHRLRKRLKRLRYALNFLYQQHARPDVKAYLRQLAPLQEALGDFNDAHTAMHHCARWRPSADQATCLAWLDFQQAQARARAKTLLGCLYTDLPSLW
- a CDS encoding M20 family metallopeptidase, which produces MTALPTDSLYAQLDTWIDAHFDDEVRYLQALVQVPTDTPPGNNAPHAERTAELLSQWGYVAEKHPVPAAEVQAYGLQSLTNLIVRRRFSEQGRTVALNAHGDVVPPGEGWTHPPYGGEVVDGKLYGRAAAVSKSDFATFTFALRALDALVAQQAVTLQGGVELHFTYDEEFGGELGPGYLLREGLTRPDLLIAAGFSYEVVTAHNGCLQMEVTVHGEMAHAAIPHTGVDALQGAVSILNALYQQNTLYQQVTSQVPGITHPYLNVGRIEGGTNTNVVPGKVVFKLDRRMIPEEDPVAVEASIRQVIADAAASFPGIRVEIKRLLLAHSLKPLAGNAPLVDALQRHGQAIFGEPIPTSGTPLYTDVRLYCAQGIPAVIYGAGPRTVRESNAKRADEHLVLDDLRRATKVVARTLLDLLSSP
- a CDS encoding ABC transporter ATP-binding protein — its product is MSAFVDFKNVWLAYNEELLAKGQFAVEDISLQIREGEFVAIVGPSGCGKSTFMKLTTGLRMPSKGSVTIGGESVTGPLKITGMAFQAPSLLPWRTTVDNVLLPLEIVEPYRSTFKAKRKQYEEKARALLQSVGLGGYEDKFPWQLSGGMQQRASICRALIHEPKMLLLDEPFGALDAFTREELWCALRDLQAQQKFNVILVTHDLREAVFLADTVYVMSKSPGRILAKRDIELPRPRDLEVTYSAHFTDIVHELRAHIGAMRKPTTIVASADTAQ